One Pempheris klunzingeri isolate RE-2024b chromosome 22, fPemKlu1.hap1, whole genome shotgun sequence DNA segment encodes these proteins:
- the dhx57 gene encoding putative ATP-dependent RNA helicase DHX57: protein MNARRRGGKPNRGGGRFNKPKGGRGGGGGGGGGGGGGGGGNRKGGAGHWDDDDDFSLDFGPSRSSRPGRGRGGGGGGGSSSGRASGRDGGKGRGGRDRERDSRTGGKSSGKALPKSLGRTRTSSKSGDSIRPEMSAMPLQRIFMTNENQEQLKELLRDLQSQDFDEPYDESGSDYSGEGEEELDELDHREEGQYWATNDDPVERAESPECEPYESGDEGTTAEPVISLFAIGKLCRYGFDRERSKRALESGGGEFGTTLEQLLCQVFSECYGQKAVYPHGLEGVPMDECLSQRQEEALALTAIYGERFSERIANAVWTVSLDLSFLSDKAAKNGGKVRRRGGEAVNIRDVCRFYLKGQGCRFGDKCKFKHQLDTKSDTPDPQGPSQPGFNSYSPPEYELEIRFPKGNRYPFQAPVVAFSTTDESLGAAGRLSVTERLFGEALAAAKSSEPVVYTLITLCEDETTMMELLAISHHKYSTPPPIVVPPPSLAIAKSKSTRSNASEESRSSSSSSNHTNSRRTAPPTNQRPTDVKETGEAEELDERDEEDEDETVPVETESYVNLRKKMVNKHNLKMDNIQQENGKLCREFQKKQSSRRFRSMLEQRKKLPAWHEKENILDLLDRCQVLVVSGMTGCGKTTQIPQFILDASLSGRAEQVANIVCTQPRRISAISVAQRVAQERAECLGNSVGYQIRLETVRSSATRLLYCTTGVLLRRLEGEADLKGVTHVIVDEVHERTEESDFLLLVLKDLIVQRPDLKIVLMSATLNANLFSDYFYNCPTIHIPGRTFPVDQFFLEDAIAKTHYVIEDGSPYMRSGKQNSSSTSGRGTRGEPRDMVDDLGDDLWNFTSFCKKDFVKDSIPDQQLSLQDLTVRYNDTKKSVLKTMHAMDLDKINMDLVESLLEWIVDGKHNYPPGAVLVFLPGLAEIKMLYEQLKSNRMFNNRGAARCVVYPLHSTLSNEEQQAVFSRPPDGVTKIIISTNIAETSVTIDDVVYVIDSGKMKEKRYDASKSMESLEDSWVSRANALQRKGRAGRVASGVCFHLFTSHCFQHQLAEQQLPEIQRVPLEQLCLRIKILDVFAERSLESVFSRLIEPPAMGSLDAAKQRLRDLGALTADEKLTPLGYHLACLPVDVRIGKLMLFGAIFRCLDPALTIAASLAFKSPFVSPWDKREEANEKKLAFAVANSDHLALLQAYKGWCCAAKNGNQAGFLYCKENFLSWRVLQEIASLKRQFAELLSDIGFIKEGLRARIIDRMSSKGTDGVLEATGPEANLNSENIRLMSAMLCAALYPNVVQVRAPQGNYKMTSKGAMKMQPKANELRFMTKNDGCVHVHPSSVNYTVRHYNSPYLVYHEKVKTSRVFIRDCSMVSVYPLVLFGGGQVNMELHKGEFVISLDDGWIRFAAASHQVAELVKELRWELDQLLEDKIRNPSMDLCSCPRGSRIIHMIVHLISTQ, encoded by the exons ATGAATGCAAGGAGAAGGGGTGGGAAGCCaaacagaggaggggggagatTTAACAAGCCAAAAGGAGgtagaggtggtggtggtggtggtggaggaggaggcggtggaggtggaggtggaaaCAGGAAAGGAGGAGCTGGTCACTGGGATGACGATGATGATTTCAGCCTTGATTTTGGACCCTCTCGTTCCAGCAG ACCTGGCAGAGGGCgaggcggtggcggcggcggcggcagtaGCAGTGGGCGTGCAAGTGGCAGggatggaggaaaaggaagggGAGGTAGAGATCGAGAAAGGGACAGCAGAACTGGTGGGAAAAGCAGCGGCAAGGCTCTCCCAAAGTCCCTGGGGAGGACCAGAACATCGTCAAAGTCAGGAGACAGCATCAGGCCGGAGATGAGCGCCATGCCCTTGCAGAGGATCTTCATGACTAATGAGAACCAAGAACAACTCAAGGAGCTGCTGCGGGATCTACAGAGCCAAGACTTTGATGAGCCGTATGA tgAATCTGGTTCTGATTATTCGggggaaggggaggaagagcTCGATGAGTTGGACCACCGTGAGGAAGGCCAGTATTGGGCCACTAACGATGACCCtgtggagagagcagagagcccAGAATGTGAGCCATATGAGTCTGGTGATGAAGGGACCACAGCTGAACCTGTCATCTCATTATTTGCCATAGGAAAACTCTGCAG GTATGGCTTTGACAGGGAGCGCAGCAAGCGGGCattggagtctggtggaggAGAATTTGGCACCACTTTGGAGCAGCTCCTTTGCCAGGTTTTCAGCGAGTGCTACGGTCAGAAAGCAGTTTACCCTCATGGCCTCGAAGGGGTGCCTATGGATGAGTGTTTGAGCCAGAGGCAGGAAGAAGCTCTGGCCCTTACAGCCATTTACGGTGAGCGCTTTAGCGAGCGCATTGCTAATGCAGTCTGGACAGTAAGCCTGGACCTCTCGTTCCTCTCAGACAAAGCTGCCAAAAATGGTGGCAAAGTCagaaggagaggtggagaggctGTTAACATCCGTGATGTCTGCCGATTCTACCTGAAAGGGCAAGGCTGCCGTTTTGGGGACAAATGCAAGTTCAAGCACCAGCTTGATACAAAGTCTGATACCCCAGACCCTCAGGGCCCAAGCCAGCCTGGCTTCAACAGCTATTCTCCTCCTGAGTATGAACTAGAAATCCGTTTCCCCAAGGGAAACCGTTACCCGTTTCAGGCACCAGTAGTCGCCTTCAGCACCACCGACGAGTCCCTCGGGGCAGCAGGGAGGCTCAGCGTGACTGAAAGATTGTTTGGAGAAGCATTGGCTGCGGCTAAGAGCAGCGAGCCTGTGGTTTACACCCTGATCACCTTATGTGAAGATGAAACTACGATGATGGAACTGCTGGCTATCAGCCATCACAAATACAGCACGCCACCGCCTATTGTGGTTCCTCCACCCTCTCTTGCCATAGCAAAGAGTAAAAGCACGAGGAGCAATGCTTCTGAGGAAAGCAGgagtagtagcagcagcagtaatcaTACCAACAGCAGAAGGACTGCTCCACCTACCAACCAGAGACCCACAGATG TGAAAGAgacaggagaggcagaggagctgGATGAAAGGGATGAGGAAGACGAGGATGAGACTGTTCCAGTCGAGACTGAGAGTTATGTCAAtctgaggaagaagatggtGAATAAGCACAACCTGAAGATGGACAACATACAGCAAGAAAACGGCAAGCTGTGCCGAGAGTTTCAGAAGAAACAG TCATCCAGGCGTTTCAGGTCCATGTTGgaacagaggaagaaactgCCTGCTtggcatgaaaaagaaaacatcctcGACCTGTTGGACCGGTGCCAGGTGCTGGTGGTCAGCGGGATGACTGG GTGTGGTAAGACCACTCAGATCCCTCAGTTCATTCTGGACGCCTCATTAAGTGGTCGAGCGGAGCAGGTGGCCAACATTGTCTGTACTCAGCCCCGCCGCATCTCTGCCATCTCTGTGGCCCAGAGAGTGGCACAGGAGCGAGCGGAGTGTTTGGGCAACTCAGTGGGCTACCAGATCCGCCTAGAGACTGTCAGG TCGTCTGCCACCAGACTGCTGTACTGCACCACCGGAGTGTTActgaggaggctggagggcGAAGCAGACCTTAAAGGCGTCACACACGTCATTGTGGATGAGGTGCACGAGCGAACGGAGGAGAG tgACTTCCTGCTGTTGGTATTAAAAGACCTGATTGTGCAGAGGCCAGACCTGAAGATCGTTCTTATGAGTGCCACACTTAACGCCAACCTCTTCTCTGACTATTTTTACAACTGTCCCACTATCCACATACCAG GGCGTACTTTTCCCGTCGACCAGTTTTTTCTTGAAGATGCCATCGCTAAAACACA CTATGTCATTGAGGATGGCAGCCCTTACATGCGCTCAGGGAAACAGAATTCGTCTTCCACAAGTGGGCGGGGAACCAGAGGAGAGCCGAGGGACATGGTGGACGACCTGGGTGACGACTTGTGGAACTTCACGTCCTTCTGTAAGAAGGACTTTGTCAAAGACTCCATTCCAGACCAGCAGCTCAGCCTGCAGGACCTCACAGTCAGATACAATG ACACTAAGAAGTCTGTGCTGAAGACCATGCATGCAATGGACCTGGACAAGATCAACATGGACCTGGTGGAGAGCCTGCTGGAGTGGATTGTGGATGGAAAACACAACTACCCTCCAG GGGCAGTGCTCGTGTTTTTGCCAGGCCTGGCTGAGATCAAGATGCTCTACGAGCAGCTCAAGTCCAACAGGATGTTCAACAACAGGGGCGCAGCCAG GTGTGTGGTGTACCCACTCCACTCAACCCTGTCCaatgaggagcagcaggcagTGTTCAGCAGGCCCCCAGACGGTGTCACAAAGATCATCATCTCCACCAACATCGCAGAGACCTCGGTAACCATTGACGACGTGGTGTATGTCATTGACTCTGGCAAGATGAAGGAGAAAAG GTATGATGCATCTAAAAGCATGGAGAGCCTGGAGGACTCGTGGGTTTCACGGGCCAATGCACTGCAGAGGAAGGGCCGAGCAGGCCGCGTGGCCTCAGGGGTCTGCTTCCACCTCTTCACCAGCCACTGCTTCCAACACCAGCTGGCTGAGCAACAGCTGCCGGAGATCCAGAGGGTACCTCtagagcagctctgcctccg AATAAAAATCTTGGACGTGTTTGCTGAGCGGTCGCTGGAGTCAGTCTTCTCTCGGCTCATCGAGCCCCCGGCGATGGGAAGCTTGGATGCAGCCAAGCAGCGCCTGCGGGACCTGGGAGCTCTGACTGCAGACGAGAAGCTGACCCCGCTGGGCTACCACCTGGCCTGCCTGCCCGTTGATGTGCGAATTGGAAAACTCATGCTGTTCGGTGCCATCTTTCGCTGCCTCGACCCGGCGCTCACCATCGCTGCCAGTCTGGCCTTCAAATCACCGTTT GTGTCTCCATGGGATAAGCGGGAAGAAGCCAATGAGAAAAAACTGGCCTTTGCTGTGGCCAATAGTGACCATCTAGCTTTACTCCAGGCATACAAG GGATGGTGCTGTGCTGCAAAGAATGGCAACCAGGCGGGCTTCCTTTATTGCAAGGAGAACTTTCTGTCTTGGCGAGTCTTGCAG GAGATCGCCAGCCTGAAGAGGCAGTTtgctgagctgctgtctgacattGGCTTCATCAAAGAGGGACTTAGGGCCAGGATTATAGACCGCATGAGCTCTAAAGGCACTGATGGTGTTCTGGAGGCTACCGGCCCTGAG GCTAACTTGAACTCAGAAAACATCCGGCTGATGTCCGCCATGCTTTGCGCCGCCCTCTATCCCAACGTGGTCCAG GTACGAGCTCCTCAGGGGAATTACAAGATGACCAGCAAAGGAGCGATGAAGATGCAGCCCAAAGCCAACGAGCTCCGCTTCATGACCAAGAACGACGGCTGCGTCCACGTGCACCCCTCGTCCGTCAACTACACG GTTCGCCACTACAACAGCCCCTACCTGGTTTACCACGAGAAGGTGAAAACGAGCCGCGTCTTCATCAGAGACTGCAGCATGGTGTCTGTGTACCCGCTGGTGCTGTTTGGAGGTGGGCAGGTCAACATGGAGCTGCACAAGGGAGAGTTTGTCATCTCCCTCGACGACGGATGGATTCGGTTTGCTGCCGCTTCTCATCAg gtgGCTGAGCTGGTGAAGGAGCTGCGCTGGGAGCTggaccagctgctggaggacaaaATCAGGAACCCGAGCATGGACCTGTGCAGCTGCCCCCGCGGCTCCCGCATCATCCACATGATCGTCCACCTCATCTCCACACAGTAG